TGCTTTTTTCAATGCTACAGGGAATGGTGGAGGGATAACAATCTTAGACTGTGCAGTGGGTGCTGGTGTagagttagaagacttaccttTAGATGTTGCAGTCTGCTCATCCTTCgtttgacttttttctttttcccttgACTCTAGAATCTTGCCACTCTTCAACTCAATGGCCTTCACTTGCTCTTTTGGATTAGTCTCCGTGTTACTAGGCAAGGTGCCCGGCTCTCTACTTGCTATCATTTTGGTTAACTGCCCAATTTGATTCTAGAGTCCTTTTATCGATGCATCTTGGTTTTGGAGTCTAGTTTCAGTGGATGAAATGAACTTCGACATCATTTGCTCCAAGTTTGATTTTTCATCTCGAGTTTCCTGTCGATACATCGGTTGCTTACTATACTGCTGTCCTCCTTGTGGTCGCGTCTGATTGCCTTGGCCATCCCATGAGAAGTTGGGGTGTTgtctccatccaggattatatgtatTTGAATAAGGATCATTCCTCGGACGGTTTTGAATCCCCACTTGATTCACTGGTGCCTCCTTATTTACATAGAACGGAACACTGTCTTGACAGTCTTTAACATAGTGTTCCCCTccgcatttttcacaaaatatctcttgTAGGTGCATCGCTGTCCCGTTTACGCTCATGCTGTCTATTTTCCTGTTGAGTGCTTCCAATTGTGCAGTGACAGCTGAAAAGTCAGTTACCTGGTGTATTCTTGCAGTTCTTCGCTGAGTGTGCCTTTCTGATTGAGGATGATAGCTGCTAGCAGCTATCTCCTCTAGTAACTCATACCCCTCCTCGGCCGTTTTCCTCAACAGATTTCCGCAGGCCGCAGCATCTATCATGGTTCGGTTAGATGAAATTAAACCATAGTAAAAAGTTTGGACCACTAACCCAAGAGGTAActcatgatgtgggcatcttcGCAATAAGTCTTTGTAGCGCTCCCACGCCTCGTAGAGTGACTCCTGGTCAAATGGAGAGAAGGTGGTTATGTCCGCTCGCAGCTTCATGGTTGTTGATGGGGGAAAGTACTTTAAGAGGAATGCCTTGGCCATATCATCCCAAGTTGTGATTGAACCTGTAGGTAAACAATTCAACCAAGATTTAGCTTTATCACGCAAAGAGAATGGAAATAAACGTAGTCTAACAGCATCATCTGAAAcaccattaaatttaaaagtatcgcaAATTTCTAAGAAGTCGGCGATGTGAGTGTTCGGATCATCCAGCGCATTCCCCCCGAATTGGACAGTGTTCTGGATCATTTGAATTATTGCTGGCTTGATCTCAAACTGGTTTGCCCTGATTGTTGGGCGCACTATGCTTGGACGTGCCCCGTCAAGCGACGGTTGTGCATACTCAAGCATGGGTATGCGCCTTGGCTCTTCGATCCTTAGATCTTCGTGATGCTCCTCCTCACGTTCGTTCCTATTCATTATGTCTCTAAATCTCTGCTGTTGTTGTCGTCTGCGTAAGGTTCTTTCAATCTCGGGATCGAATATCTCTAGTTCAGATTCGAGAGACCTTGGCATGCACTGGACAAGAGATCTGGAATAGAATACGGAGCGTtagttcaaaaagaaaaataacaataaaaaaatttgctaaagaaaatagctaaaaataaaattgtagattAACAGTCCCCGGCAGCGGCGCgaaaaacttgatcgagcaaaacttgcactgtgaaatccttaataaaaatatggttttgtatgctcaaatttaatcgcaagtgcacgatgtcaagtaataatataatgtacgtgagtacgagtatcgttccactgaagactgtatttaacaattattattttcagttattgaacatttagcaacggaaattgatttgattgttttacactactgttcttaaacaagaaatgcaaataaaaagattcaataaatgctaaacaaagataatatctaaaatggttgattaagATTCAATGACAAGacggatttgttgggaatatcggttcacctacccctcattaattagttaattcgttcgatattggtttacgcttccgacaggatttcctattcaattgaacacactctctcgagctatgccaaactaattcgactcaatgaagtaattaaatatctttaattatttatcaagagtgaatcgcatttcgatctatgaaatcccctagttttcgacccttcggactatgactatcgacgcgtatccaatttcatatatctatgtaaattgtagatccacggattatactactcgttcctatcacaagttattctctcgaactcactcgcaatatgaaaacgttgttaaaattagctatgttctaacaacacgaagaaaacaatagtataatcaagaataaaccagaaatcgaaactgaattcaattaattcaacgttttggggtaggatcccctcaaatcccaacaaatatgaaagttagctactagaaatcatgattgaaatcaacaaaacaaagtttagaaaataaaaactaagttagaaatactagaatcGACGAAAAACGCAAAGAACGGTGCCCGGAAAGTgtcgaatcttcaatccaagcgctCAATCCTCTCCAAAGCTTGTCTTGAATCTTCAACAATGTCTGAATAATCCTCAAATCTCGACCCTCTCCTTGCCATATCAGCCACCATcccaaaataaggaaaaaaaaatcggctgccaaatcttcccaaaattaagtggcgctcggacggtagagaattaccgctcgagcgccacacattCTGTAAAACAAGTGCAGAGTTCATctttcggcgctcgggcggtagagaattaccgatcgagcgccacatattctgtagtttttctcctttgagtcgcttctcgcgctcgggcgtTAGAATTTCgccgcccgagcgccgtctCTTCTGTCCCGAAACTTCTTGTTGGCACACTTTGCTCCGATTTCCGATTTCCAGCCAGTTTACCTGCCAATTCGATACGCCCAGGTGAGACAtgatcaaatgaaaatgtttactctacaatgcacaaaatgtaaacaaaaagtACGCATgtacaatgcaaacacacacaaactaatgcCACAAAACACGTAAAACTACTACTATcattcattgatacaactagcagttGGTTCatatctcaatgtgattcaggACTAAACAtatccttatatgagcatactcTAGTTGCTCCATTTTTACTTATCAACtcattgataataagaacgtcagaactcaagtatgatagtacccaaccaatcatgtcaaacgcctagcagcatcgcttacatgattccctaggtatccaatgatagtgcctgcatgAACCATTCCATTATGGTTAGCGCACAGTACGGtccattcatctcatatatcatgaccgattcgacaactattggtatattgagagttgtcaaagaatcgatactatgtgtcatttcgtagttgcatcgatggtgtaatataagaaactcctttcttaattaccaccaacactctgatcagagatttcaaactacatatacatgatatCACATAGGACATCCATACCCGAAGGAAAgcgatgaatccccgactaAAATGCATCGAAtcatatatgtttcgacaaaacacccaatcTTGCCACCTGACGATCCcataagagtcggtaaacaagtcaaagtgcaacgctagcatatagaatctcaatgttgtcccgggtcataaggactaattgTGTACAATCATAAACTAAGAaatttccactcgataagtgagaaccatttggaaagtcttttatggaaggttgttcagtgcactctacaaggagcacctatctacatgcccggacatcacaatgtctcctaccaatgaaacatggtacttaTATAACAGATACTAGtatcaaactcgagcggcctttaTCTTTCTTAACGacggctaaatcgactaggaactgtttagaatatacagtattccaaatatgagtttcatgatactcatcatatgagcatctcatattctttctactatttatatattcaaggactttatctatgcaacaagcatgaatatacagataaagatgtgcaaaaacgataatttcaaatataattaaaataaaaattgtttat
This genomic window from Primulina huaijiensis isolate GDHJ02 chromosome 7, ASM1229523v2, whole genome shotgun sequence contains:
- the LOC140981628 gene encoding uncharacterized protein, with amino-acid sequence MNRNEREEEHHEDLRIEEPRRIPMLEYAQPSLDGARPSIVRPTIRANQFEIKPAIIQMIQNTVQFGGNALDDPNTHIADFLEICDTFKFNGVSDDAVRLRLFPFSLRDKAKSWLNCLPTGSITTWDDMAKAFLLKYFPPSTTMKLRADITTFSPFDQESLYEAWERYKDLLRRCPHHELPLGLVVQTFYYGLISSNRTMIDAAACGNLLRKTAEEGYELLEEIAASSYHPQSERHTQRRTARIHQVTDFSAVTAQLEALNRKIDSMSVNGTAMHLQEIFCEKCGGEHYVKDCQDSVPFYVNKEAPVNQVGIQNRPRNDPYSNTYNPGWRQHPNFSWDGQGNQTRPQGGQQYSKQPMYRQETRDEKSNLEQMMSKFISSTETRLQNQDASIKGL